Part of the bacterium genome, CCGACGACCGACAAACGGCAAAATCCCGCCGTGAACTAGTCTTATATAGAAGCGCTTTTTTTAAGCGACCTGCCATGCTAAGTGCTGTTGAAATGTGTAAAGTATCAAGTATCTACATTTTCAGGAGCTCCAGCAACTTGTACATTAGTACTGCAGGCCAAAAAATGGCCTTGAAGAAACCAAGTACCCCGACCCAGAACGTGGTCGCATGTTTGAAGACCGTTGCGCCGATGAAAGCCATACCATAAGATACCCCCCGAAATGCCCATTCCTATTCTCCCTTGATGACCATGCATAGATGAATTTGTCTCATTAGCCATTTTATTGAGACCGCCGGCACTTGTGAGGTGACACAATATGTCTTATACGAGCATGCCCCGAGTATAGCATCCAAGCCGCGGCGGCGATGGCGAACCCCGCGATCCCCCAGCCGACGCTGACTCCGTCATCGGGCGCAGACCCGATGCCGAGATGCATGTGCCCAAGATATCTTACATATGGGAGGCTTTGAAGCTTCGCAACAGGGATGGCCTTACTCTGACCAGAAGGGCATTGTGTCCAGTGATGGTACTCATCGCGATGAGTATGTTGAGTCAGGTCCTTGTGGGATCCTGAAAATGGACGCGACGCGGGGTCTCCGCAGGCCTCTCCCTCTGCTCATCACTGGCATTTCCCTGGGCTTCGCTACGTTGCTGTATCTGTCTTACCGTCGGGACCCCGTACGGGCTAGCCGTCTCGAACGGATCCGGCCCCTTGCCGGCGACCAACACATTCCCGAGCCCATTGCGTCCCTCACACATGCCGTCACGATTCGCTGCCGCCGGCAGGACCTGTGGCCGTGGCTCGTGCAGATGGGCGCAGGCCGCGCCGGATGGTACAGCTACGACTTCATTGATAATGGGGGGCAGCCGAGCACCAAGGAGCTGCTACCTCAGTTCCAGACTATTGCAGTGGGTGCTGTCCTGCCTGCTCTTCCGGGTGCGACCGAGGGCTTCATCGTCGTCGCGTACGAGCCAGAACATTTTCTCGTGCTCGGGTGGCCGTCTCGGGGCGAAGCGTACATGTCGACCTGGGCGTTCGTCCTCGACGAAGTGGGATCAAACCACACGCGCCTGATCGTGCGCGGACGTGCGAGCCCCGGATATCACTTCCACAACCTCCCGCTCTGGTTGCTCAAACTGACCGCGCCGTTGGGTCACTACATCATGCAACGCAGGCAACTGCTCGAGATCGCTCGGCGGGCAGAGGCTCGCATCGAAACACATGACGATCGTTGACGGTGAGCGCGGTTGGGAAAGACGACGGAGGCAGTCATGAACGCGCCACAATGCATTCCGTCCACTATCCGTTCGCTGGCGACAGGGGCCGGGCTCGCCGCCGGGGCGTACGCCACGTACGTCGGGACCACGTGGTATCGCTGCGGTCAAGTGAGACACGTGGCGAGCCAACGAAGACGCGGATCCGTTGCTCGACCGGTTCATGCCGGAGTTCGATGTGGTGGAACGTCACCACGTGCGCGTCGCCGCGCCGGCGCAGATCACGCTCGCAGCGGCATGCGACATGGATCTCTTACGATCGACGAACGTCCGCGGGGTCATCAAAGTCCGGGAGTTGATATTCGGTAGCCAGCCGGAAGAGACTGTGCTCTCACAGGGACTGCTAGCCCAGGTCAAAGCACTGGGGTGGGGTGTGCTGGCCGAGATCCCCGGACGCGAGATCGTATTCGGCGCCGTAACGCAGCCGTGGATGGCCAATGTCGTGTTCCGCGCCCTCCCGGCCGATGAGTTCGGCGCCTTTCACGAACCGGGCTACGTGAAGATCATCTGGACGTTGCGCGCCGATCCGATCGGTGCCGCCGAATCGATGGCCCGCACCGAGACGCGGGTCGTCACAACCGATCCGACCGCGCGCGCAAAGTTCCGGTGGTACTGGTCGTTCCTCTCGCCCGGCATCGTGTTGATTCGTCGAGTGTCGCTTAGGCTCGTGAAGGCGGAGGCCGAGCTGCGGGTTCGTAAGGCAGGACCCGAGCGCCGAACCGGCCGAGCTCTTCAATGAAGGAGACATCGGCATGAATCCGATTGTCAAAACCCAGCAGGGCGAGGTGCGGGGCAGCCTTGCCAACGGCGTGCACACGTTCAAGGGCATCCCCTACGCGCGGCACCGTTCGGCGCCCATCGGCTCCGACCGCCACAGCCGGGCGCGGTCGAGGCCGGATCGGGTGCGAGCTATGACGGCAGCCGCTTCGCCCGCGACGGCATCGTCTGCTTGATCATCAATTACCGTCTTAACGGTAAATCACGTTAAGGAGAATCTCGATGCGCAAACTAGAAGTAAGTGCCCGAGACTTCAAACGATGGATGTACCGTGGGCAGCGCCCCAACTGGATTGCGCGGGTTCTGAATAGAGCGTTTGCTGCTGTGGCCTCGTCGGGCGCCACCGCCAACTACCTCGTGGCATTGGAAGTGACCGGACGAAAGTCGGGGCGGACCGTCTTGTTCCCTTTGGTCATGGTCGTCGTCGATGGACAGCGGTACCTGGTATCAATGCTCGGAGATAATGCGCAATGGGTCCACAACGTACGCGCATCTGGCGGAAAAGCGGTTCTCCGAAGCGGTGGTCGTGAAAGCGTTCAACTCGAAGAGATCCCCGCCGACCAGCGAGCGCCCATCTTGAAGGCTTACCTGCAGGTAGCGCCGGGAGCGCGACCGCATGTGCCAGTGGGCAAAGATGCGCCGCTTGCGGAATTCGAAAAGATCGCGGCAACATTCCCTGTTTTCCGACTGGCATCCAACCAGAAAGCATAA contains:
- a CDS encoding nitroreductase/quinone reductase family protein; protein product: MRKLEVSARDFKRWMYRGQRPNWIARVLNRAFAAVASSGATANYLVALEVTGRKSGRTVLFPLVMVVVDGQRYLVSMLGDNAQWVHNVRASGGKAVLRSGGRESVQLEEIPADQRAPILKAYLQVAPGARPHVPVGKDAPLAEFEKIAATFPVFRLASNQKA